The Magnolia sinica isolate HGM2019 chromosome 3, MsV1, whole genome shotgun sequence genome includes the window TCCTTTATATCACTAGGGGAATGCATCACCATAAATGAAGCTTGTGTTTGGATCTTTTGACTGTTGGTGCATGTGCTTGTCCAAATAGGAAGAATGCTAAATTTGAATGTGAAATACTTTCAGTACATGTTGGTCTTATGTTTGAATCTCCAGAGGAATGTATCCGATAAACTCCCGATATATGTTATGTCACATTCCCATTTTTTGAACACTGGCTGCAAAACAGGTTGGTCATAGGAAGAAGAACCAACGTTTACCTTCCTGCTTACGGTAATTCATGCCTCCCAACATTGGTCTCCATCTGCTCATCTGGTAAGGAGTCCAATCATTGGAAATTAGAAAATTGGGAAGGCTGAACAGGTGACCGTCTCAATTCTTGCTTCTCAACATAGCAATCGACCATTGTTCCTTCCCGCCATATGTAATTCATTGCTGATGCAGATTTACATTTGAAAATGATGATCATGGGAGAATTCGCGCTGTTTACTAGGCTATATTGCACATCCAAACATAAAGCTCCTGTATTTACAACTGATTCCTGAAACAGTATACAAACAGAGATAACAGGGAATGTTCTGATTCATATGATTCGCATTGTATTCAGCATTCTCATAGAAAAATCAATCTGGTATTCAGTATATGCCAAGGGCCTGGATTCTCTTCACCAAGGACAGAGATGAAATGTTCTTTCTTTCCCAATCGTCCCTTCTCTCCTCAGTCACCGGCTGCAGGCAGCTCTCATTCCCGTCGAGTATGCTAACGATCTGCCTCATGCATGGCCTCGACTCTGGATTTGAATGCGTGCAAGCCAAGCCTAATCTTACTAGCCTCAGTAATTCCCGACAATcgtattctccatccaatctccAATCCACCAGCTCCACCAACTGCCGCTTTCTCGCCTCCAATCCACGAATTTTCTCTACGAGCAGCACCTCAGGCCAGCGGAAATCCACTGCCTTGCGTCCGCTCACCACCTCAAGCACTACCACCCCAAAGCTATAGACGTCAGCCATTGTGGTTGCCTTGCCAGACTCCATGTACTCAGGTGACATATAACCGAAGATTCCACGAGCAGCTGTGTTTGAGCTGGTAACAACGTGATGACCGTGTTCATTCCGCGTAAGGAATTCAGCCAGGGCGAAGGAACCGAGACGCGGGTTCATGTCAGAATCAAGAAAGATGGCTGAGGAGGTGATGTTCCTGTGGATCACTTGCTCATCCCATTGCTCATGGAGGTAAAGGATGGCAGAGGCCAGTGATTTGATGATGTTGTAACGGTGTCGCCACCGGAGAAGAGGCCGTCCAATCTTGTGGTGATGAGGAAAGAGGAGGAGGCTGAGTGAGCGGTGCGTCAAGTAGTCGTAGATGACAAGCATCTCCCCCTGCTCGGTGCACCATCCTCGGAGCTGCACCAGGTGCCGATGGCGGAGATTTCCAAGGTTTTGGAGTTCATTGGAGAAGCGCGCTCTCAATGCCGGACATGTTTTCATCCCAAGCCGCTTCACCAGCACGTGGAGACGGTTGTTGAGGTAGCCATGATATGCAGTACCAAAGTCCATCTCTGCAACCATTTGAGCTTCCGAGAAGTTGTTTGTAGCTGCCAGGATTTCCTTGAAAGATATTTCTCGTGGTGTGTCAACTGACGGGAAAGATGTCAAATGGTGGCGGTTACTCTCTCTGGAACCGCTGTCACCGCTACCATCATCAGCAGTTACAAACATGGTGTTGCCGGTGGCGGTGACAAAAGCTGCAGACAAAGAGTCAGTTGTTGTTTCTGTTGTCGTGGTTGTGGTTGTAGCAGAGGTGGTGGGTGAGGATAAAGAGATGTAGGGAGGAAGCATGTGGAAAGATGGGAGGCTTGGCAATTCGCCTGAGTAATGTTGGGAAAGTGCTTCCATGACCCATTTCATCGTCGGACGTGATTGCGGGTCATTCAACGAGCAAAGGAGGCCGAGATGGATGAGTCGTTCCATGTCCAAAAGCTTGTAGGATCCATCCATTAGCCGGCTATCTCCAGCTTGCAACATCTTCCCATCATCTGATAACCTTCTAACCCAATCAAGCAAGACAATCTGCTCATCTGAGTATGTCAGATCGACAGCCCGCCGACCTGAGACCACCTCCAGCAAGACAATTCCGAAGCTGAACACGTCAGATTTTGCAGTGGCACTCCTCCTCTGGAAGCTCTCTGGGGGTAGATACCCAATTGTTCCACCAATCATCGTAGTCTCTGCTAATCGGAACCGGTAATTTTTCATTGTCAGCGGCGGCAATTGCTTCGGTGATGGGTCGTGCTTGTGATCATGCTCGAGCCACCGAGCCAATCCAAAATCCCCAAGACGCGCATTGTAGTCAGAATCAAGCATGACATTGCTTGTTTTAACGTCACGGTGGATAATCTGCGTCTCCAGCTGTTCATGCAGGTAGAATAGCCCGGCCGCGAGGCCGGACACGATATGCCAACGGCGTTCCCAGCTAAGCAATGCAGAAATAGCTGATCCATCTTGCTGGCGACGGAAAAGGAGACGGTCGAGGCTACGATTCGGCATGTAATCATAGACAAGTAGGAGTTGATCTTCGTGCACACACCATCCCCTGAGGCGGACTAAATTGCGGTGCCGGAGCTGAGCGACAGCAGCTAGCTCGGCTGCAAACGTCTTCTCAAACCGTTCTCCCTTATCAGCAACGCATTTCACCGCTACGACTGTTCCATCGCTGGGCAGCACTGCCCTGTAGACACGACCGAAGCCTCCGCTCCCAAGAAGCTCTTCCTCGCTAAAACCATTGGAACCGATGTAAAGCTCAGCATAGCTGAAGATTCTGGGATTGCCACGGAACATCTGGTCGGATGTTATAATTCCAGCCATGTCCTGGAATTGCTGGTGAGAGTCCAGGACACCACTGTAATACGCTTTGGCATGAATACTCTGTGGATGGAAAGATCCCATGCATTTTGATTTCCGACCGGAACAGCAACAGAAGCTGCGAATGATGTCGGTGAACCAGCGACGGATGCGTTCTCTCTTTGTGGAAGGTGGGGACGACGATGAAGGTGGTGGTAGTTCCTTCGTGTCATGATCGGATGGCTCGAAGATGTTGGCGGGAAGGATCAAACAGAAACGGTTGAGCTGCTGCATGAGGTATATGTTGGAGGGTTCTCTCCTATTTCATACCTCTATGGAAGAAAGATTGGAAGGTATGCTCTGCCTTTTATTCTCTTCTCAAGCTGTGATATGGCTGCATAATAATTATAGACTTTTTTGAATCTGAACTGGACCGGGGCCACCTATGACGACTTGGAAGGAAAAATCTATAAAGACAGAAGACAGAAGATTCTACGGTggaaaattaattaattattatttattagaaaaattaattatttttaataattatttattagaAAAATTAATTACTTTTATTTACAAATGCActcaaacccataacctaaatgttgaAACGCACAATCTTTAACACTGAATCCTTGAGTTAAATCTCTGAGTTAATTCCCATAATGAGGCATACCTTTTTGCAATTAGTGAGAGAGAAATGTTTGTAAAAAGTAATCTCTTTTAACATACAAAGGATTATGGAATAATATAAGTTATatctttattttaaaatatataaatactCTTCTAATTACGTATAaaaatttcttttatatatatatatatatatatataaaatatggaaCAGGTTCTATACgatggagctcatgggaactccccatgaggtcaagatgtgtgggccccaccatgatgtgtgtcgaacatctacattgcatttgatgggtcccctttaaattatgggatatcccaaaaatcagccgtatacggaactccagtgggccggatttgtgaaccacatcttggtgggcccaaaaaatgattatgaatgttttaatggagggtaaccgcTCTCaacttttatgtggtgtggcccacacaagtcatagattgacttgatttttaatccccggcccaccatgaaatggtgcatctgactgatggggtagatgttcgacacgcatcatggtggagcccacacagctcgacctcatgcggagttctatatatatatatatatatatatatatatatatatagttttgaaTGGCTAATTGATAGTGACATTTTCCCAGGGACATCTTAGGAGTCACTAGCCCAATCCTTTTAATTAGATGCTACTCGTGCTTTGAATCGTCCCACGGACTTGGACTCTTACTTTGCTTTCTAGCTATTTATGCGGACAATTCCCCACACCCAATTTGTTGCCGCTTCGACTCCATGCTTTGCGCATAGTAGAAATTAACTCAAACACTAATATTTATAAACATTATTACTTACTGAATTCTATTATCATCATTACTAGGCCATGAAACATAAGTTATGAAACAAGTAGATTTTGTAGAAAGGGTGTaacttgatactctggctgcatttgacacttgatacacatgcatttcaaaaTAGTACGCATCCCATATCTATTACATAAAATCAAATGGACTAAATTTTGGAAACCATTTCTTGTTATTAACCATCTAGTAATTATTCACCAATTTGTTATTCATATAATTAGATAAACTTATTTGTCAGGACTTTATATATCTAAACTGGTACACAAAATGTGGACAGTTAATTTAaactcattacaaaaaaaaaaaaaaaacatttacaatttttaagtgcctgtgtatcatccatcgcactctaccagagtattaaagttttacTCATTCTAGAGTATTAATAAGAAGATAAAGCTAGAACTTAAATGGATACATCTttcttatttgtttttgtttgtttctAGAAAGAAGCAAACGCGTTTTTGAAAATTCGGCGTGGGAAAAATTCCTGGCGTGTCTGCAAGTCTACAAGAAGGAGAGTCGCACGCGTAATAACAATGCTCACGTGGAAAAGCGGATCTGGTTGTTGGTATGAACTCtcaggaaattttttttaaaaaaataaaaataaaaataaaaaatcaggcatGAGAGAGGCGTAATTGCGCCATAAATAAAGGCCATATCATGTTCTGCTTTTCACGTGGATATAAAAGCGTGGCCCACCATTTGCACACGTGTAGACAGAAACAAGCGTCGGACGGTGTTCGGTTGGTGACCCTCTCAAA containing:
- the LOC131239780 gene encoding receptor like protein kinase S.2, whose protein sequence is MQQLNRFCLILPANIFEPSDHDTKELPPPSSSSPPSTKRERIRRWFTDIIRSFCCCSGRKSKCMGSFHPQSIHAKAYYSGVLDSHQQFQDMAGIITSDQMFRGNPRIFSYAELYIGSNGFSEEELLGSGGFGRVYRAVLPSDGTVVAVKCVADKGERFEKTFAAELAAVAQLRHRNLVRLRGWCVHEDQLLLVYDYMPNRSLDRLLFRRQQDGSAISALLSWERRWHIVSGLAAGLFYLHEQLETQIIHRDVKTSNVMLDSDYNARLGDFGLARWLEHDHKHDPSPKQLPPLTMKNYRFRLAETTMIGGTIGYLPPESFQRRSATAKSDVFSFGIVLLEVVSGRRAVDLTYSDEQIVLLDWVRRLSDDGKMLQAGDSRLMDGSYKLLDMERLIHLGLLCSLNDPQSRPTMKWVMEALSQHYSGELPSLPSFHMLPPYISLSSPTTSATTTTTTTETTTDSLSAAFVTATGNTMFVTADDGSGDSGSRESNRHHLTSFPSVDTPREISFKEILAATNNFSEAQMVAEMDFGTAYHGYLNNRLHVLVKRLGMKTCPALRARFSNELQNLGNLRHRHLVQLRGWCTEQGEMLVIYDYLTHRSLSLLLFPHHHKIGRPLLRWRHRYNIIKSLASAILYLHEQWDEQVIHRNITSSAIFLDSDMNPRLGSFALAEFLTRNEHGHHVVTSSNTAARGIFGYMSPEYMESGKATTMADVYSFGVVVLEVVSGRKAVDFRWPEVLLVEKIRGLEARKRQLVELVDWRLDGEYDCRELLRLVRLGLACTHSNPESRPCMRQIVSILDGNESCLQPVTEERRDDWERKNISSLSLVKRIQALGIY